The genome window CTTGTTATCCGGGGTATTTGTACGTTGATGGTGGTCCAAAACAGACAACAACACCAATGGTGCAACTATCACTTGTTCGTATGGTCCTGGCATATCTGCTCTCGATCTATTACGCGGCTTCGCTTTctgtcttcttcaatacCTTTTTTTGCCACTAATCCTCTAGTTGGTAGATAGACTTCACAATTTTAGATATTCGTTACGTTTTTCTGGCCTtcttgagaaaaaaaatggaaaactgTCTGTGTATATAATAACATTATAATGCTGACATttcgatgagatgagcaGAAGAAATCTAAGGATTGCGTAGCATAGCGCAGCATAACATAGCATAGAATAAGACAAGTTTTCAATATGCCATTTGGACAAATTGTTATTGGGCCTCCTGGTTCTGGAAAATCGACGTATTGCAACGGATGCActcaatttttcaatgcGATAGGTAGACACGTTCAGGTTGTGAATATGGATCCAGCGAACGACCGGCTGCCGTATCCGTGTTCGGTAGATATTCGTGACTATATAACCTTGGAGGAGATTATGTCTGAGCAACATTTGGGGCCCAACGGCGGCTTGATGTATGCGATAGAGTCGTTGAATGAGTCTATTGATTTGTTTGTGCTTCAGATCAAATCGCTAGTGCAAGAGGAAAAGGCTTACTTGGTCTTCGATTGTCCGGGCCAGGTCGAGCTTTTCACACACCACTCGGCGCTTTTCCACATTTTCAAGCGTCTGGAGAAGGAGTTGGACCTCCGTTTGTGCGTTGTCAACTTGGTGGACTGTTTCTACATCACTTCTCCGTCACAATACGTATCGATCCTCTTGCTCGCGCTCAGATCAATGTTGATGATGGACCTCCCACACATCAACGTGTTCTCCAAGATCGACATGCTCAAGGGCTACGGCGAGCTCCCCTTCAGATTGGACTATTACACAGAGGTGCAGGAACTAGAGTACCTGCAGCCGTTTGTCGAGAAAGAGGGCTCCGGATTTTTGGGCAAACGCTACTCCCGTCTCACAGAAACAATCAGCGAGATGGTCTCGGACTTCAACTTGGTTTCCTTCGAAGTCTTGGCTGTCGACGACAAGCAGTCCATGATTAACTTGCAAAGTGTCATCGACAAGGCCAACGGCTACATATTCGGTGCCAGCGAAGTGGGCGGCGATACCGTGTGGGCCGAGGCCAGCAGACAAGGCGCTGCCCTCGTCAACTACGACGTCCACGACAGGTGGATCGAGAACAAGGATCTCTACGATAAGcttgaacaagaagcaCGTGACCAGCTGCTCAAAGAACAGCAGATGCAAAATAAGGAAGTCGACGTTGACGAAAATGACGAATGGGAATCTGCTCTAAGAGAATGGGAGGAGAAGCAAGGTACTAACTATGTCAGGTAGCTAATAGATAGGGTAAGGTAGGGATGAGTAAATCGCTAGTGACCACTATTACTATTGCCGGTTCCCGGGGCCCCACGATCTACAGCTTCCGCTGCTTATGCGTCGTTTTCCTCCTgcattttaatttttttgctgggttggttttttttctcttgcaTGCATATGCGGGAAtacagagaaagaagatgcTTAAAGGACGATTTTCATGCAGAGATACGATCGGGTTTATTTACAATGCTGGTTATATAGAGGAGGGtgaagttgatgaaaaggaagagaagtGCAGTTTGTGTAGGTGCTTGCATCAGTGGAGCGGGCTGAAACGGTTGGAGATCGTGGGGCCTAGGGTGTGGTGGTGAATGATCTGAAACACGAAGGGCGAATGTAGGTATagttttattgtttttgtttgttttgagTTTATGATCCGGTTTATGCTGGTCATGTCAGTATCATGCAGATTTTAGTGATCGGTATATATAGAGCTAATGGATGGTGGTTTGTACTTCCAGGTTTGGTACCTTGATGTGACGTATGTGTGTGGGTATGCTTATATTACCAATTCCCTGTTGCTTAGGGTTTTTTACGTAGACGAAGAGAGCAGCTCATCGCAAGCAAGCAAACAGACAAACATACAAACAGATAGGATCCCTCGCATTGATACGACGAAATGGGTCGACATTTCCGTGGTCAAAGAATCTCGTCGGATATCGATTTCGTGCGTCCAAGCTCTATGATCCTTACCGGTGAGGATCTCGCAAATATTCCGGACGCATTTGAGCAACTGAGACTAAGAGATGAGAGTAGTGGTGGTAAAAGCGGAGGTAAGTCCTACGGAGCTTTGCAAGGCAATGGTCTGGGCACCAGGCTGTCTCGCAAGTTTGGTGGGACCATTAAGCTGAAAAAAAGACTGAGCTCTGTTCCTGAGCTACTGTTACATGAGATTAGTAAGGACAAGGACGTCCCCCCACTGCCAGCATCAACGCCAACGATGGATCCTAAGGTTCTCAAAAAGCGCGCAACATATTCGATGAATCGTCCATTGCCACCAGTGGAGGAGATTGCCgaacttcaacaaaatgGTATATTGAGAAAACCCAATAGGTATCACAGCAACGTCAggaacttttcttctccCTTGTCGCAGCCTCCTATCTGTGGTTTCAAGAGACAGCAAAGTTCTCTGGTAATGTCGGCCACGACTGAAATTGCGGCCAACCCTAAAGCTGCTCAGGCCCTCGAAAACTTgcaaaaaaacacattTGCCGCTACTAGAGATGATATCGGTAGAAGGCCCTTTCTTAGATATCGCgaaaataagaataaaagCGACGTTTTACTGGAAGAAATCGTGAACTTATATGCCACAACCGGCCAAGAGGATATCAATGCAAGACCAGAGTTGAAGCAGAAAATTGATGACTTCATCGACACTATTCACGAGTCATTGCAAACCCATAAAACTTCCAGGATTGAAAAAACCAAGCGCCGTGACATAACACCCATTATAGTCAAGGAGGAGTATATTAAAGACCCTATCACCGAAGTAACAATACCACAATCTCCTGAATTGAGACCGGCCAGTATACTAGAGGCAAATATCTCAAGCCCAGAGTATAACACATCTGGAGGCTCAGATCCAAGCAGCGGGGGTGAAGAATTCTCGGATTTGGATTCGATCCCTGCCGGTATTAGATCACCAACTAGCTGCAGTGATGAATCCTTCTACAGTTGTGCAGAAGAACCGACTAAAGAATTGGGAGACATTCCAGACTTAGGTTGGCAGCCAAATTACTCCTCAATTAATGTTAAGTTCTCTTCTGTCGTTCCCAAAGTTGTTGACGTAACGGACTTGTTTGGCTTCAGTGATGGAGAAAGTGAGAGTTCAAACAGTCCGGTTGAAacaaatcaagaagaatatattgATATGTCTGAATCAGGGCTAGTTAAAGTGATTGACGATACAAGCAGTAGCATTTACTCACAATATTGAACCAGAAATCGttctaagaagaaaaaaaatctatcaACAAGAACTCTATCGATGCATTTAAAATACGCAGCTCTTAAATAATTTTAAATAAtttaaataataatacccCCATGATTCATATTTGCAAAGCATCCCATAATATGTTATAGCTTTTTGCGTgttggttttcttcttcccttaAAGTTATGGTttaattgatatattttttagCATGCTatatgtttgtttttctgtATTTAAATCCGCGTTATAGAAAAACCTGTAAAAAGTTAAATCATATTTAACAATCTATTtacaaataaataaaagtaATACTTGGCAGTTGCTAGCAAAATATTACAGACAAGTACCAATTGTACAGCTTCCTGGAAAATAACTTAACCATTTAAACAGCACAATGGCACCTACTCAActtgaaatc of Kluyveromyces marxianus DMKU3-1042 DNA, complete genome, chromosome 3 contains these proteins:
- the GPN2 gene encoding GTPase GPN2, with amino-acid sequence MPFGQIVIGPPGSGKSTYCNGCTQFFNAIGRHVQVVNMDPANDRLPYPCSVDIRDYITLEEIMSEQHLGPNGGLMYAIESLNESIDLFVLQIKSLVQEEKAYLVFDCPGQVELFTHHSALFHIFKRLEKELDLRLCVVNLVDCFYITSPSQYVSILLLALRSMLMMDLPHINVFSKIDMLKGYGELPFRLDYYTEVQELEYLQPFVEKEGSGFLGKRYSRLTETISEMVSDFNLVSFEVLAVDDKQSMINLQSVIDKANGYIFGASEVGGDTVWAEASRQGAALVNYDVHDRWIENKDLYDKLEQEARDQLLKEQQMQNKEVDVDENDEWESALREWEEKQGTNYVR
- the DSE3 gene encoding Dse3p → MGRHFRGQRISSDIDFVRPSSMILTGEDLANIPDAFEQLRLRDESSGGKSGGKSYGALQGNGLGTRLSRKFGGTIKLKKRLSSVPELLLHEISKDKDVPPLPASTPTMDPKVLKKRATYSMNRPLPPVEEIAELQQNGILRKPNRYHSNVRNFSSPLSQPPICGFKRQQSSLVMSATTEIAANPKAAQALENLQKNTFAATRDDIGRRPFLRYRENKNKSDVLLEEIVNLYATTGQEDINARPELKQKIDDFIDTIHESLQTHKTSRIEKTKRRDITPIIVKEEYIKDPITEVTIPQSPELRPASILEANISSPEYNTSGGSDPSSGGEEFSDLDSIPAGIRSPTSCSDESFYSCAEEPTKELGDIPDLGWQPNYSSINVKFSSVVPKVVDVTDLFGFSDGESESSNSPVETNQEEYIDMSESGLVKVIDDTSSSIYSQY